One Halostagnicola kamekurae DNA segment encodes these proteins:
- a CDS encoding transcription initiation factor IIB yields the protein MTDSTIRTYSRESETEAETSTETDERERCPECGGRVVSDAEHAETVCEDCGLVVEEDEIDRGPEWRAFDAAEKDEKSRVGAPTTNMMHDQGLSTNIGWQDKDAYGNSLSSRQRQKMQRLRTWNERFRTRDSKERNLKQALGEIDRMASAIGLPENVRETASVIYRRALEEDLLPGRSIEGVATASLYAAARQAGTPRSLDEISAVSRVEKMELTRTYRYIIRELGLEVQPADPEQYVPRFASGLDLSEETERMARELLDAAREEGVHSGKSPVGLAAASVYAAALLTNEKVTQNEVSEVANISEVTIRNRYKELLEASDTATPA from the coding sequence ATGACAGATTCAACGATTCGAACGTACTCACGTGAGAGTGAGACCGAAGCGGAGACGAGCACGGAGACGGACGAAAGAGAGCGCTGTCCGGAGTGTGGCGGTCGGGTCGTCTCTGACGCCGAGCACGCCGAGACGGTCTGTGAGGACTGCGGCCTCGTCGTCGAGGAAGACGAGATCGATCGCGGCCCCGAGTGGCGCGCGTTCGACGCCGCAGAGAAAGACGAGAAGTCCCGCGTCGGCGCCCCGACCACGAACATGATGCACGACCAGGGGCTGTCGACGAACATTGGCTGGCAGGACAAAGACGCCTACGGCAACTCCCTGAGCTCCCGTCAGCGTCAGAAGATGCAGCGCCTTCGCACCTGGAACGAGCGCTTCCGAACGCGCGACTCCAAGGAGCGCAACTTGAAGCAGGCGCTGGGCGAGATCGACCGGATGGCGAGCGCGATCGGCCTCCCCGAAAATGTCCGCGAGACGGCGTCGGTCATCTACCGGCGCGCCCTAGAGGAGGACCTGCTCCCCGGCCGTTCGATCGAGGGAGTCGCGACCGCCTCGCTGTACGCGGCCGCCCGACAGGCCGGCACACCGCGAAGCCTCGACGAGATCTCGGCGGTCAGCCGGGTCGAGAAGATGGAACTCACCCGGACCTACCGCTACATCATCCGGGAGCTCGGCCTCGAGGTACAGCCGGCGGATCCCGAGCAGTACGTCCCCCGATTCGCCAGCGGCCTCGACCTCTCCGAAGAGACCGAGCGGATGGCTCGAGAGCTGCTCGACGCCGCCCGCGAGGAGGGCGTCCACAGCGGGAAGTCGCCCGTCGGCCTCGCCGCCGCGTCGGTCTACGCTGCGGCACTGTTGACCAACGAGAAGGTCACCCAGAACGAGGTCAGCGAGGTCGCGAACATCTCGGAAGTGACGATTCGAAACCGCTACAAGGAACTGCTCGAGGCCTCGGACACGGCGACGCCGGCCTAA
- a CDS encoding DUF7836 family putative zinc-binding protein — MDETSIQLLCPECTKDWQRSPAELPESTELFHCPNCHASRLTSEFARTDRDLRTLKQLG; from the coding sequence ATGGACGAGACGTCGATCCAACTGTTGTGTCCCGAATGTACCAAAGATTGGCAGCGGTCGCCGGCCGAACTCCCCGAATCGACGGAACTCTTTCACTGCCCGAACTGTCACGCCTCGCGGTTGACCTCCGAGTTCGCGCGGACGGACCGCGACCTCCGGACGCTCAAACAGCTCGGCTAA
- a CDS encoding UPF0058 family protein has protein sequence MKKQELIHLHGLLAEVSNQCAAWDDCQINLEEYESLGIRPTSIHKSKTDHKAAVFAIAGGITYNMRDEEEQEAVAATAD, from the coding sequence ATGAAGAAACAGGAGCTCATTCACCTTCACGGCCTTCTCGCCGAAGTATCGAACCAGTGTGCCGCGTGGGATGACTGTCAGATTAACCTCGAGGAGTACGAGTCGCTCGGCATTCGACCGACATCGATTCACAAATCGAAAACAGATCACAAAGCCGCCGTTTTTGCGATTGCCGGGGGGATCACGTACAACATGCGTGACGAAGAAGAACAGGAAGCAGTCGCCGCTACCGCCGACTGA
- a CDS encoding DUF555 domain-containing protein, whose protein sequence is MNCRVVVEAAVPVYDVETENEAIRIGISKTGEMLNPDLNYVEINMGSRTSPSGEELEPAFIAADEALVALELEMTVFNVEREEHASRIARKEIGQRLENIPLEVLRVEVIEDEDDAEAVGDDETTEDGESDADANDRDAESNEQGSDETESDESDDTATNDSSKSKATTDDDVLPEFEELLE, encoded by the coding sequence ATGAACTGCAGGGTTGTCGTCGAGGCCGCCGTGCCCGTATACGACGTCGAGACGGAGAACGAAGCAATTCGTATCGGGATCTCCAAGACCGGCGAGATGTTGAACCCTGATCTGAACTACGTCGAAATCAACATGGGGTCGCGAACCTCGCCGTCCGGCGAGGAACTCGAGCCAGCGTTCATCGCCGCCGACGAGGCGCTCGTCGCCCTCGAACTCGAGATGACCGTGTTCAACGTCGAGCGCGAGGAACACGCCTCGCGAATCGCGCGCAAGGAGATCGGCCAGCGACTCGAAAACATCCCGCTCGAGGTGCTCCGCGTCGAGGTCATCGAGGACGAAGACGACGCCGAAGCCGTCGGGGACGACGAAACCACCGAAGACGGGGAATCCGACGCAGACGCGAACGACCGCGACGCCGAATCGAACGAGCAGGGTTCCGACGAGACCGAGAGCGACGAGAGCGACGACACAGCGACGAACGACTCGAGTAAATCCAAGGCGACCACGGACGACGACGTGTTACCCGAGTTCGAAGAGCTACTCGAGTAG
- a CDS encoding DNA-3-methyladenine glycosylase family protein, with translation METGAIPIENCPGGFDLYLTLESGQSYLWRREDGQMYAGEGTDTPSGDDHGLWYSTVVDGDVIRVRRRGASEAGATGGVLEWEATSDREATIRRLLRLEDDLEAIVDSMPDDPLLEKAYDAYRGLRLVEDPPFGTLISFICSAQMRVGRIHDMVSTLARTYGDAVELDGETYHAFPRPDQLAAATESELRDLGLGYRAPYVVRTAEMVASGEARPEAARDLEYEDAREYLTRFVGVGDKVADCILLFALGFDEAVPLDTWIKTAVADYYPDCDRGNYAETSRAIRERFGGEYAGYAQTYVFHYLRTGQ, from the coding sequence ATGGAAACGGGCGCGATCCCGATCGAGAACTGTCCGGGCGGCTTCGATCTCTATCTGACACTCGAGAGCGGACAGAGCTACCTCTGGCGGCGCGAGGACGGGCAGATGTACGCCGGCGAAGGCACCGACACGCCGTCGGGTGACGATCACGGGCTCTGGTACTCGACCGTCGTCGACGGCGACGTCATCCGCGTTCGACGCCGCGGCGCGAGCGAAGCCGGAGCGACCGGCGGCGTCCTCGAGTGGGAGGCGACGAGCGACCGCGAGGCGACGATCCGTCGCCTGCTCAGACTCGAGGACGACCTCGAAGCGATCGTCGACTCGATGCCGGACGACCCGCTGCTCGAGAAAGCTTACGACGCCTATCGCGGCCTTCGGCTGGTCGAGGACCCGCCCTTCGGAACCCTGATCTCGTTTATCTGCTCGGCCCAGATGCGCGTCGGTCGGATACACGACATGGTCTCGACGCTCGCTCGGACCTACGGCGACGCGGTCGAGTTGGACGGCGAGACCTACCACGCGTTTCCCCGGCCCGACCAGCTCGCGGCGGCGACCGAATCGGAACTTCGAGACCTCGGGCTCGGCTACCGCGCACCCTACGTCGTTCGAACCGCGGAGATGGTCGCGAGCGGCGAGGCCCGTCCGGAGGCGGCACGCGACCTCGAGTACGAGGACGCTCGCGAGTACCTCACCCGGTTCGTCGGCGTCGGCGACAAGGTCGCAGACTGTATCCTCCTGTTCGCGCTCGGGTTCGACGAGGCCGTCCCGCTCGACACCTGGATCAAGACCGCCGTCGCCGACTACTATCCCGACTGCGACCGGGGGAACTACGCCGAGACTTCTCGAGCCATCCGCGAGCGTTTCGGCGGGGAGTACGCCGGTTATGCACAGACCTACGTGTTCCATTACCTCCGAACTGGCCAGTAG
- a CDS encoding acylphosphatase has translation MTERTRAHVFVSGTVQGVYYRATTRDTARDAGVDGWVKNLEDGRVEAVFEGPEDAVESMVEWCHEGSPAADVSDVQAEFEAPEGEDGFEIRY, from the coding sequence ATGACCGAGCGAACGCGAGCGCACGTCTTCGTCTCCGGCACGGTACAGGGCGTCTACTATCGGGCGACGACGCGGGACACGGCCCGCGACGCGGGTGTCGACGGCTGGGTGAAGAACTTGGAGGACGGGCGCGTCGAGGCGGTGTTCGAGGGCCCCGAGGACGCGGTCGAGTCGATGGTCGAGTGGTGTCACGAGGGGAGCCCGGCCGCAGACGTCAGCGACGTACAGGCCGAGTTCGAAGCCCCCGAGGGTGAAGACGGGTTCGAGATTCGATACTGA
- a CDS encoding YkgJ family cysteine cluster protein — protein sequence MSTDTPSDRGAGPRRIEVYEGREAVVEFDPDLTFECVDDCTWCCHHGVLLYDRDLIELAARANLAETTTDFRGEKFVTREPKDREAHVDEDGNACAFLREDGLCSLHLEEDWKPTRCSVFPLGVWLEEGDLHVDIRDSAHDHCDGLNVSDRRVIENLEAFLPEVLWDLENPDSERVL from the coding sequence GTGAGCACCGACACGCCGAGCGACCGCGGAGCCGGGCCGCGCCGAATCGAGGTCTACGAGGGGCGCGAGGCCGTCGTCGAGTTCGACCCCGACCTCACGTTCGAGTGCGTCGACGACTGCACCTGGTGTTGCCATCACGGCGTCTTGCTATACGATCGGGATCTGATCGAACTCGCCGCCCGCGCGAACCTCGCGGAGACGACCACCGACTTCCGCGGCGAGAAGTTCGTCACTCGAGAGCCCAAAGACCGCGAGGCACACGTCGACGAGGACGGCAACGCCTGTGCGTTCCTGCGCGAGGACGGGCTCTGCTCGCTACATCTCGAGGAGGACTGGAAACCGACCCGGTGTTCGGTGTTTCCACTCGGCGTCTGGCTCGAAGAGGGCGACCTGCACGTCGATATCCGGGACTCGGCACACGACCACTGCGACGGGCTGAACGTCAGCGATCGCCGCGTCATCGAGAACCTCGAGGCGTTCCTCCCGGAAGTGCTGTGGGACCTCGAGAACCCGGATTCCGAACGAGTCCTGTGA
- a CDS encoding NAD(P)-dependent alcohol dehydrogenase, with protein MQIDAAVVEQEGGAFEIESVELEEPQDNEVRVRIVGAGVCHTDLIVRDQLYPTPLPAVLGHEGSGVVESVGDAVSSVEPGDRVVLSFDYDEACPSCRAGQPAYCEDFFAHNFGGERPEDGTSPLSRDGESISGRFFGQSSFATHAIATERNVVPVDDDVPLELLGPLGCGIQTGAGAVINSLAPKTGSSIAIFGAGSVGLSAVMAADIEGCTDIISVELKDNRRELAADLGATETVDPAAVDDAVEHVRELTGGGVDYALETTGVPEVAEQSIDSLTQRGTVGIVGAPALGTEASFDVNDLILNGRSITGIVEGDSNPKEFIPVLVELHRQGKFPFDELVTYYDFDEIEQAVEDSENGRTIKPVLKVSEP; from the coding sequence ATGCAAATCGATGCAGCCGTGGTCGAACAGGAAGGGGGAGCGTTCGAGATCGAGAGCGTCGAACTCGAGGAGCCACAGGATAACGAAGTGCGGGTGCGGATCGTCGGGGCCGGCGTCTGTCACACGGATCTGATCGTCCGCGATCAGTTGTATCCGACGCCGCTGCCTGCGGTGCTCGGACACGAGGGGTCAGGCGTCGTCGAGTCCGTCGGCGACGCGGTTTCGTCGGTCGAACCCGGCGACCGAGTCGTCCTGAGTTTCGACTACGACGAAGCGTGTCCGAGTTGTCGCGCCGGCCAACCGGCCTACTGCGAGGACTTCTTCGCGCACAACTTCGGGGGCGAACGTCCGGAGGACGGAACGTCGCCGCTCTCTCGAGACGGCGAGTCGATCAGCGGCCGGTTCTTCGGCCAGTCGTCGTTCGCGACCCACGCGATCGCGACCGAACGGAACGTCGTCCCCGTCGACGACGACGTCCCACTGGAACTGCTCGGACCGCTCGGCTGTGGCATCCAGACGGGCGCCGGCGCGGTCATCAACTCGCTGGCCCCGAAGACCGGTTCCTCGATCGCGATTTTCGGCGCGGGATCGGTCGGCCTCTCGGCGGTGATGGCCGCCGACATCGAGGGCTGTACGGACATCATCTCGGTCGAGTTGAAGGACAACCGCCGCGAACTCGCCGCGGATCTCGGCGCGACCGAAACCGTCGATCCGGCCGCGGTCGACGACGCCGTAGAGCACGTCCGGGAGCTGACCGGCGGCGGGGTCGACTACGCCCTCGAGACGACGGGCGTTCCCGAGGTCGCCGAACAATCAATCGACTCGCTCACGCAGCGCGGTACTGTCGGGATCGTCGGCGCGCCCGCGCTCGGCACCGAGGCGAGTTTCGACGTCAACGACCTGATTCTGAACGGGCGATCGATCACCGGGATCGTCGAGGGTGATTCCAACCCGAAGGAGTTCATTCCGGTTCTCGTCGAACTCCACCGGCAGGGGAAGTTCCCGTTCGACGAACTCGTCACCTACTACGACTTCGACGAGATCGAGCAGGCGGTCGAAGATTCGGAGAACGGGCGAACGATCAAGCCCGTCCTCAAGGTCAGCGAACCCTGA
- a CDS encoding translation initiation factor eIF-1A: MTEDTGRRNLRMPNNDEVFAVVTEHLGGNHVRLRCQDGEERLGRIPGRMKYRTWINEDDIVVAEPWDWQDEKATIEWRYSGQDADQLRREGHID; this comes from the coding sequence GTGACTGAAGACACAGGGCGGCGGAACCTTCGCATGCCCAACAACGATGAGGTGTTCGCAGTTGTTACCGAACATCTCGGTGGTAACCACGTCCGGCTTCGCTGCCAGGACGGTGAAGAGCGCCTCGGTCGAATCCCCGGCCGCATGAAATATCGAACCTGGATCAACGAGGACGATATCGTCGTTGCAGAGCCGTGGGACTGGCAAGACGAGAAGGCGACCATCGAATGGCGCTACTCCGGGCAGGACGCAGACCAACTGCGACGCGAAGGACACATCGACTGA
- a CDS encoding phytoene desaturase family protein has translation MNSLAGESVVVVGAGVGGLSTACYLADAGADVRVVEKNEQLGGRASVLEEDGFRFDMGPSWYLMPDVFERFFGQFDRAPTDYYDLTHLDPHYRIFFKDGDEVDITPDLAETKSLFESYEDGAGEALERYLEKSRENYEVGMEHFVYEDRPRLRDYLDLDVARQARGLSLLGTMQGHVEKYFDHPKLQQIMQYTLVFLGGSPNNTPALYNLMSHVDFNLGVWYPEDGLGGVMDAFVELGRELGVTYETNQPVTAIKGRAGAFLVETDPHGGTDSSARPGAFEADIVVSNADYAHTEQDLLAPDQRGYDADYWESRTYAPSAFLLYLGVEGEIEELAHHTLVLPTNWEQHFEQIFEEPAWPDNPAYYCCVPSKTDDDVAPDGHSALFVLVPIAPGLEDTSERRDRYREQVLEDIAANTGEELRDRIVLEKRFSVEDFADRYNSFRGTALGMAHTLRQTALFRPPHRSKAVDGLYFTGSYTTPGIGVPMCLISGELTADAVLEDYAG, from the coding sequence ATGAACTCGTTGGCGGGTGAGTCGGTGGTCGTGGTCGGGGCCGGCGTCGGCGGACTCTCGACGGCCTGCTATCTCGCGGATGCGGGGGCGGACGTTCGCGTCGTAGAGAAGAACGAACAGCTCGGCGGCCGGGCATCCGTTCTCGAGGAGGACGGCTTTCGGTTCGACATGGGACCGTCGTGGTACCTGATGCCCGACGTTTTCGAGCGCTTTTTCGGCCAGTTCGACCGCGCGCCGACGGACTACTACGACCTCACCCACCTCGATCCGCACTATCGAATCTTCTTCAAAGACGGCGACGAGGTCGACATCACCCCCGATCTCGCGGAGACGAAATCCCTCTTCGAATCCTACGAGGACGGAGCCGGCGAGGCGTTAGAACGGTATCTCGAGAAATCACGAGAAAACTACGAGGTCGGCATGGAACACTTCGTCTACGAGGACCGACCGCGCCTGCGGGACTACCTCGACCTCGACGTCGCCCGGCAGGCTCGCGGGCTCTCCTTGCTCGGGACGATGCAGGGCCACGTCGAGAAGTACTTCGATCACCCGAAGCTCCAGCAGATCATGCAGTACACGCTGGTCTTTCTCGGCGGGTCACCGAACAACACGCCGGCGCTGTACAACCTCATGAGCCACGTCGATTTCAACCTCGGCGTCTGGTACCCCGAGGACGGACTCGGCGGCGTTATGGACGCGTTCGTCGAACTCGGTCGAGAGCTCGGCGTCACCTACGAAACGAATCAGCCGGTCACGGCGATCAAGGGCAGAGCGGGCGCGTTTCTGGTCGAAACCGATCCCCACGGTGGGACGGACTCGTCCGCGCGTCCCGGCGCGTTCGAGGCCGACATCGTGGTCAGCAACGCGGATTACGCACACACCGAGCAGGACCTGCTCGCGCCCGACCAGCGCGGCTACGACGCGGACTACTGGGAGTCGCGGACGTACGCCCCCTCGGCGTTCTTGCTCTATCTCGGCGTCGAGGGCGAGATCGAGGAACTCGCTCACCACACGCTCGTCCTGCCGACGAACTGGGAGCAACACTTCGAGCAGATATTCGAAGAGCCGGCCTGGCCGGACAACCCGGCCTACTACTGCTGTGTGCCCTCGAAAACCGACGACGACGTCGCTCCCGACGGCCACAGCGCCCTGTTCGTCCTCGTGCCAATCGCGCCCGGCCTCGAGGACACGTCCGAACGCCGGGATCGGTACCGAGAGCAGGTGCTCGAGGACATCGCCGCGAACACCGGCGAGGAACTGCGCGACCGCATCGTCCTCGAGAAACGCTTCAGCGTGGAAGACTTCGCCGACAGGTACAACAGCTTCCGGGGGACGGCGCTCGGAATGGCCCACACGCTTCGCCAGACGGCGCTGTTCCGGCCGCCCCATCGCTCGAAGGCGGTCGACGGGCTCTACTTCACCGGCTCGTACACCACGCCCGGCATCGGCGTCCCGATGTGTCTCATCAGCGGCGAACTCACGGCCGACGCGGTGCTCGAAGACTACGCCGGGTGA
- a CDS encoding prenyltransferase, whose amino-acid sequence MTDDEPSGHGGTVRSEGADDASTLEGALRYLLVLSRPRFWLYLAGPVLVGAAYAAESVGSLLSPPVLALFAYFLVPANVFLYGINDVYDREIDAANPKKSGRETRYEGQRIVAPAVVACALIPIFFVALVPSAAWPWLALFLFLGAAYSAPPLRFKTAPFLDSLSNGLYIAPAGAAYAAVAGTHPPAIAVLGGWLWAMGMHTFSAIPDIEPDRTTGIRTTATVLGERRTYAYCGVCWLLAAVAFGALEYRLGALMLVYPTFLAAVATASVDVDRAYWWFPAINTAVGAILTMGGLWRLVYV is encoded by the coding sequence ATGACCGACGACGAACCGAGCGGGCACGGTGGAACGGTCCGGTCCGAGGGAGCCGACGACGCGAGCACGCTCGAGGGCGCGCTTCGATACCTGCTGGTGCTCTCGCGGCCGCGGTTCTGGCTGTATCTCGCGGGACCGGTGCTCGTGGGCGCGGCCTACGCCGCGGAGTCGGTCGGCAGCCTCCTCTCGCCGCCGGTTCTCGCGCTGTTCGCGTACTTTCTGGTTCCCGCGAACGTCTTTCTGTACGGGATCAACGACGTCTACGACCGGGAGATCGACGCGGCGAACCCGAAAAAATCGGGCCGAGAAACGCGCTACGAGGGCCAGCGGATCGTCGCGCCGGCGGTCGTCGCGTGCGCGCTCATTCCGATCTTCTTCGTCGCGCTGGTGCCGTCGGCGGCGTGGCCGTGGCTCGCGCTGTTTCTCTTCCTCGGGGCCGCCTACAGCGCGCCGCCGCTTCGGTTCAAGACCGCGCCGTTTCTCGACTCGCTGTCGAACGGGCTCTACATCGCCCCCGCGGGAGCGGCCTACGCGGCCGTCGCCGGGACGCACCCTCCCGCGATCGCCGTCCTCGGCGGCTGGCTGTGGGCGATGGGCATGCACACGTTTTCGGCGATTCCCGACATCGAGCCCGACAGAACGACCGGCATCCGAACGACCGCGACGGTGCTCGGCGAGAGACGAACCTACGCGTACTGCGGCGTCTGCTGGCTGCTCGCCGCCGTCGCCTTCGGCGCTCTCGAGTACCGACTCGGCGCGCTCATGCTCGTCTACCCGACGTTTCTCGCGGCCGTCGCGACCGCCAGCGTCGACGTCGATCGCGCCTACTGGTGGTTTCCCGCGATCAACACCGCCGTCGGCGCGATTCTGACTATGGGCGGCCTCTGGAGGCTGGTGTATGTCTGA
- the cruF gene encoding bisanhydrobacterioruberin hydratase: MSERERGGDGSDAPSESRRSADTSSARGTRSTVQRRLEALVREHRFTIAVVFPLVGATTLLASDAGVLPGPLAYNPLFLLFGTAVMRSPLVVGLLPTVDRRALSGLAALTLYTYAIETVGVRTDWPYGAFEYSIQLGPMLFGEVPLALPLFFVPLVLNAYLLTLSALERASNVALIRLPVAILAVVAVDLVLDPGAVSIGFWTYDPAGTYYGVPASNYLGWLLSGTVAVILVDLAFDRSALRARVDDCEFVLDDLVSFTVLWGAINVIYGNWLAAGVALLFCAGLFRTDRYDLGTITSALSRRWENAF; this comes from the coding sequence ATGTCTGAGCGGGAACGTGGCGGTGACGGCTCGGACGCCCCGTCCGAGTCGCGGCGATCCGCGGATACCTCGAGCGCCCGGGGAACGCGATCGACCGTCCAGCGACGGCTCGAGGCGCTCGTTCGGGAGCACCGATTCACGATCGCGGTCGTCTTTCCACTGGTCGGCGCGACGACGTTGCTCGCGAGCGACGCGGGCGTGCTCCCGGGGCCGCTTGCGTACAACCCGCTGTTTTTGCTCTTCGGGACGGCGGTCATGCGGTCGCCGCTCGTGGTCGGCTTGCTTCCGACGGTCGATCGGCGGGCGCTCTCCGGACTCGCGGCCTTGACGCTCTACACGTACGCCATCGAGACTGTCGGGGTTCGAACCGACTGGCCCTACGGGGCCTTCGAGTACTCGATCCAGCTCGGGCCGATGCTCTTCGGCGAGGTCCCGCTGGCCCTGCCGCTTTTCTTCGTGCCGCTCGTGCTCAACGCGTACCTGCTGACGCTGTCGGCGCTCGAGAGGGCCTCGAACGTCGCGTTGATTCGCCTGCCCGTCGCGATCCTCGCAGTCGTCGCCGTCGACCTCGTGCTCGATCCCGGTGCGGTTTCGATCGGCTTCTGGACCTACGATCCCGCGGGTACCTACTACGGCGTCCCCGCCTCGAACTACCTCGGCTGGCTCCTCTCGGGTACCGTCGCGGTCATCCTCGTCGACCTCGCGTTCGATCGCTCGGCGCTGCGGGCTCGCGTCGACGACTGCGAGTTCGTCCTCGACGACCTCGTCAGCTTCACGGTGCTGTGGGGGGCGATCAACGTCATCTACGGAAACTGGCTCGCCGCGGGCGTCGCGCTCCTGTTCTGCGCCGGACTGTTTCGGACGGATCGGTACGACTTGGGGACGATCACGTCGGCGCTATCACGACGGTGGGAAAACGCGTTCTGA
- a CDS encoding phytoene/squalene synthase family protein gives MQREHIQTGKAIQKRTGKTFYLATRFLPERVRHATHVLYAFFRIADEVVDDANGTPPAEQAARLESLRAQALGEQPPEDDVLVAFDQLRERYDIADREINVFIDAMKTDIETNRYETYADLEAYMRGSAAAVGVMMTAIMETDEADLAQPHAVKLGEAFQMTNFLRDVREDVVDRDRIYLPLESLREHGVDERAVENLEFSGSFASVMQSELKRTERLYREGVAGIRYLPNDCQLPVLLAAVLYAEHHHVIRAQDYDVLSEEPSLSTTRKLLCLAKTRWHWHWNRDPEAVFKRVSAVPPSETGRRGPGHGEGVPTR, from the coding sequence ATGCAACGGGAACACATCCAGACGGGCAAGGCGATTCAGAAACGGACCGGAAAGACGTTTTACCTCGCGACGCGGTTTCTTCCGGAGCGGGTTCGCCACGCCACGCACGTCCTCTACGCGTTCTTTCGAATCGCGGACGAGGTCGTCGACGACGCGAACGGAACGCCCCCGGCCGAACAGGCCGCTCGGCTCGAGTCGCTCCGAGCGCAGGCCCTCGGCGAACAGCCCCCGGAAGACGACGTGCTCGTGGCGTTCGATCAGCTTCGCGAGCGGTACGACATCGCCGACCGGGAGATAAACGTCTTCATCGACGCGATGAAAACCGACATCGAAACGAACCGCTACGAGACCTACGCCGATCTCGAGGCGTACATGCGCGGTTCGGCAGCCGCCGTCGGCGTGATGATGACGGCGATCATGGAAACCGACGAAGCGGATCTCGCTCAGCCGCACGCGGTGAAACTCGGTGAGGCGTTCCAGATGACGAACTTCCTGCGGGACGTTCGAGAGGACGTCGTCGACCGTGATCGGATCTACCTCCCGCTCGAGAGCCTGCGCGAACACGGCGTCGATGAGAGAGCGGTGGAGAACCTCGAGTTTTCGGGCTCGTTCGCGTCGGTGATGCAGTCGGAACTCAAACGAACGGAACGGCTCTATCGCGAGGGCGTCGCGGGGATCAGATACTTGCCGAACGACTGTCAGTTGCCGGTCTTGCTCGCGGCGGTGCTGTATGCCGAGCACCATCACGTGATCCGGGCGCAGGACTACGACGTCTTGAGCGAGGAGCCGTCCCTGTCGACCACGCGAAAGCTGTTGTGTCTCGCGAAGACGCGCTGGCACTGGCACTGGAACCGGGATCCGGAGGCGGTCTTCAAGCGCGTCTCGGCCGTGCCGCCGAGCGAAACCGGCCGCCGCGGGCCCGGTCACGGAGAGGGCGTGCCAACCCGGTAA